Genomic segment of Gigantopelta aegis isolate Gae_Host chromosome 10, Gae_host_genome, whole genome shotgun sequence:
AAAAATACGTGAAGAACAGATAGAAATGGAAAAGAAGTGTTGAAtacaaaaaaagtattaaacaaATCCACACCCTTGCAAACATCGACATGCGTATTCAAACACAGAGAACACAGCAgtgaatacaaacacacacattcacacactaCACTAAATACAATAGAAAACAAAGGTATTACCATAGGGAATTAACTCTCCCAACCCCAGAATGTTTGATAGGTTATATAACCAGAAGGAATCCAAACTTAatttaaaccaaataaattaaaatatcaatcgTTCGTCTGACACCCATATTCAGTGGTGCATAAATCCCAGAATGGAATTAAATATCTACATGGACACTAATAATGAATATAACTGAATttaggatatacatgtacatatacatacataaatattacatatatacataaatattacagggcttctagaaaatGGTAGCCCCACTCGCGTGTTGGCGATTCTCATGGTAGGGTTATTAAGTAATTGCTTAGACCATTGAATTTCCAATGTTGGCTAatgaattttgaaaatgattaaaCCCATCTCTAGtgaatattagaaaaaaaaaaaaaaaaaaaaaaaacaacacaaaaaacccacacaaaaaaccccaaaaacccaacaacaacctaGAAACCctgtaaatatacaaacatacatacgcacacacacacacacacacacacacacacacacacacacacacacacacacacacacacatatatatatatatatacatgtataacgtAAACACATATAAACGTATACATGTCCACATGATAGGATTAAACGATTTTACTGCACTGATATTTGCGCCACGCTCTCGTACATATTGACTCACAAGCGTATCTGGACACCAACTCACTCAATCGTCAACTGATTGCCTCACACATAGTTGCACGCGCTTGGGTTTGTGCGCGAGTACTCTAACACCATAATGGGTTTTTCATGGAATTTAGCCTATATAAGCACTATTCATGCAAAACCCCACAGCTACACATATATGAACACACATTCACAAATATACACGAATAACACACATGCATCTATCTTCACATATAAAgaagtcaatgcacaatattacaaaataacatgggcaaaatccaTCCAGAAGACTTAccattgaaaaatacaaattgttttaattgttccCTAATTACTataagtgaatatgtgaaccacaacatatgtcacagttaggaactatagtggaccgtgatcaattaactttcacccggaagtgaaatgtgtagtgagaccttttACCTAACGGCGGACTAACACACGGTTAATACTGAAGCGGTTTTATGACGGAGTATTTCGATTtatcaaatgtgttacaattttaattgttttctttttgcacCCATCCCCAACCCCTAGGATgagtaatttgtttttttactttaaaaatgtaatgcaATTTTGTGAAGTgatttgtttgttaatgcaattttgtttgatattatcattattatgattttttttcctattacaataattaatgtgaaaaatattaagtgtataattatattttataacgtACGTTAAATTTTGATCATCTTTAGCAATGCATAAAGTAGCGAGATTTTAAAACCTCATATTTTGTCTTTTTCAGTTCTGTTGATGTTAATAACGACTGcgattattttgtgtttgttgtatCTGAATATTATGACAACAGACATGACCAAAATGAGAGTGTTTCGACAAGACACGAACCCGAACATTTGGTCAGTATTAATGCGCACGTCTAATGGCCGACGGTACAACTCAGAGACTCTCCGCGCCCAGGTGCTGTGTGCCGACGCAAACAGTTCTACAGCAAACACCACACCGTCAGCCATAGCGAAGTCACCAATACCCACCATAACGTCACTAAAGGTCACGGTGACGTCATTAACACACAAGATGACGTCATTAACACGCAAGATGACGACATTAACACCTACATCAAAGTCATTAGAGAGGACAGCAATCACAATGTCATCATTACAGAAGGATGGACTGTCGTCGCGGAAACCAACACCAACTCCTTGCTTAGACCCTTTCTTGTCGACATTTCGCAAACAACAGAGGTTCATTTGTTTTCGAGTGGACGGTGGACTTGGCAACCAGATGTTTATATTTGCGTCCGCCTATGGTATCGCCAGATACACCGGCCGACGTATTGTCCTCGACAAAAGTTGGCCACTGCTCAAAATATTCAAACCAAATGGAATTGTTGTCGACAGATGCGTCTGCAATGGTGTTCACATAAAAATCGCTGAGCGTAATAGCGCTTTCGATGAGACACTTCTGCGACTTCCCACAGTTGGAAATTATAAAGTAGGGAACTACTTGCAGTCTTGGAAATATTTCCAAAATGTTACGAACGAGATAAAAGCACAGTTTACGtttagaaaagatatattgaagAAGGTTTCAACAATGTTAAACACCGTGGTAGAAGAATACGAAAATAGAACAGCGAATTCGAAAAATCCAACCCTCGTTGGTGTCCACATTCGAAGGGGCGACATTGCGAACGAAAAACGATTTATCGATTTCGGATACAAAGTGGCGCCAAAAGAATACATCTACAAGGCTATGgactattttaaaaacaactttacaa
This window contains:
- the LOC121383834 gene encoding galactoside alpha-(1,2)-fucosyltransferase 2-like, with product MRVFRQDTNPNIWSVLMRTSNGRRYNSETLRAQVLCADANSSTANTTPSAIAKSPIPTITSLKVTVTSLTHKMTSLTRKMTTLTPTSKSLERTAITMSSLQKDGLSSRKPTPTPCLDPFLSTFRKQQRFICFRVDGGLGNQMFIFASAYGIARYTGRRIVLDKSWPLLKIFKPNGIVVDRCVCNGVHIKIAERNSAFDETLLRLPTVGNYKVGNYLQSWKYFQNVTNEIKAQFTFRKDILKKVSTMLNTVVEEYENRTANSKNPTLVGVHIRRGDIANEKRFIDFGYKVAPKEYIYKAMDYFKNNFTNVIFVFTSDDMNWTKHNINEEDNVFFVEGNSPEVDMCILAHCNHTIMTVGTFSWFAAFLTGGVTVYYKHFASETSVLRKQFSSDYLDYFQPGWIAMESNETIKEH